The sequence below is a genomic window from Ipomoea triloba cultivar NCNSP0323 chromosome 2, ASM357664v1.
gaatgttataaattgaatatttttttagtttgtttgatggattggattgtatgttttatttcttttttatataatttaactttaaattttagtttttaatatatcaatagatttagcgggtttaaacgggtttcgtgtcatatcgtgtcgacacgatccgaaacccattaacaaaacgtgtctatcgtgtcaacccgtttaacccgttaacaatTCGTGTTCGTGTAcgtgttacaattttgaacccgttaaccttaacgtgtcgtgttcgtgtttagccttatcgtgttcgtgtcgttatcgtgtcgacccgttaacgaacccgtatacacgaattgccaggtctacgtatatcaatgcaagattatggccctgtttggtaaatggctgttagcttaatgggttggctgtttggattagaaggtatgatttgttgataatattagttgattgtagaaagttgtttcataaattagctgttagctgatagctgtttgttATAATTtcctttctcaaaaagctaactGAAAAtgctgttttgagtagccttttgaattttagcattttggagttacaaaaagcttattaaccaaacaactaatagtagtaaaataagccaaaattgactgataggctgattatttaccaaacagggcctatataggagaaatttatacatgggtaattgaatgtcgaatttttttatttaaatatctaactcaaagtatatgaatccaagataatataaaaaattcattataattattactaaaaaaatgtttgcaaccttgtaaaatcgatagtctaaatatttggtctaaaaatgatagtctaaataaatactacttttaatttgaatttttctaagtgttcttaattctcttttgagtaacattgtcattgtcttcatctttactatttgttcttttcctttttgttcgtagtgtgttatttgcaattcggtattgttgatagcatagatgacaacgtcatgcaatgagattatgatataggagctatggactttcctttaggtgttctgcttgagGTTCATTTGGTtgaccattattgttgaatgagttattgtggataaagaaatcaatatatagtttaagaaaaaagattaaataaattattaaaaatttgaaaatttaaaatattatgtattctaaagatattaaaaggtaatttcttgcttcaatttgcagggtaatgggttatttgagtactttcattgtcaacaaatccctcaagtagttaatatgattggtttcaaactattcttttttatttttttcatgttattaaagaaatacatatgtatcatttttttttgtgtaactactaatttatttaattcaataagagtaaaatagagtgattccgcttcaatttgttgggttattatttgagtactctctttgtcaaccaatccccaagttgttaatataattagcttcaaattatttaaaaaaaaaatttcatagtattaataaaatacttggtaaataaatatataacattattttgtactataactttgatatttaattacaagatattgtaaaaataagataatggacaatgtaatgaatatcaattgataaatttgaatgtaaaaaatctttgcatgagagaaaataaagacagtataactaatgaaattttttctcttatttaatttaatattttgataatgaataattttttcaaataaaggtattgtagacacataattctaaattaaagaaatacatatgtatcattttttgttgtagctactaatttatttaatttaataagagtaaaatagagtaaaaaacttaattatgtcaaatttgattgagatgaggttcaaacctaaaaacctttcttatagaaattaatgggtaagttaaaatgtaacgaaatattaacggaaaatagaatatttaacggaaaacttaacggataatcataaaagtaaagttaaattaggtaatctctattaataatattaatctgaattatcttaatcatctatttgattaaataattcatctgaaccatccatttgattaaataatttgaccaccattttttctacccattttaggcctaactctctttgactcttattagtatatagtatactagtttttctcgcgcattgcgcgattgggataatgcccaatatttttttaaaaataaataaatgctaaTATGTTGAGCAGAGTGTAAGATATTGTAATGTGGGAAGGTTTACATAGTAACATTATTTGGATTACTCACATGggattcatttatattttattttattaagctGCAAACAAATATCCAGTGCTTATTTTATGTTTCTTTTTGAGTGTCAAACTTTAGTTGGTCTTAACTATTTTTCAGTTGTTCTTAATTTTTACATACTATTGTGTGAAGTGTGCCAAGTGCCTTGTCCCTACATTTTAGAAGCTGCTTTAGGGTATTGGTACTTGCATAACTATTGGTTTTATTTATGTTTCTGGTTCTGACTCTTTTGAATAATGTTTAAGAGTTGTTGCTCTTTGGTAAACCTTTCTTTACTTGTTTTGTTTTCAGTGTCTAGAAGTCAAACATGTTTTCCGTTAACAAAATAAGGTCGCCGATGCCCTTGCTAAGATGACGCTAAAGAGCCCGACAAACCTTATTGAGCTGAACAGTGCCTCAATTGAGGTTGTTTCTATGTTACACGGTGATCGAATTGGCGTAAAGGTCCTTCGGAGACCCCCGGCGTATTGGGGCAGTGTTGCTTTGTAGTTTTTTCTTAGTTGTAGCCTGGGTATTACCCTCATCTCTTGATCGAACCTAaaaacctttcttatagaaattaatgggtaagttaaaaggtaacggaatattaacggagaagagaatatataacggaaaacttaacggataatcataaaagtaaggttaaattaggtaatctctattaataatattaatctgaattatcttaaccatctatttgattaaataattcatctgaaccatccatttgattaaataatttgaccNNNNNNNNNNNNNNNNNNNNNNNNNNNNNNNNNNNNNNNNNNNNNNNNNNNNNNNNNNNNNNNNNNNNNNNNNNNNNNNNNNNNNNNNNNNNNNNNNNNNNNNNNNNNNNNNNNNNNNNNNNNNNNNtatatatatatatatatatatatatatatatatatatatatatatatatatatatatatatatatatatatataatagaaatagaaataaagtCACAATATAACCAAACGATACAAAGTTTGAAcacttaaataaataattatttttaataacattaaaataattaatgctttattgaattaaatttacaatggatttttatttattttttgaaaaaacgaACAGAGCAcccaaaagagagaaagagagaattttctaatttttagtcaaacacaaaacattttttttttaactttaggCCAGCAAACAATGAAGAATGAAAacgtgttttaaaaaaaaaatcaattttaaaaaacattgcatgttttgatgagttttttaacatgctactgactctattacattgtagtatctatttatatataagtCAGATCTCATGGGTTCCCATATAGGGGAGTCACTACATATCATCTGAATATAAGGTTGTTgacttatattttaaatttattgataaagttattaattaatgagaatttattatttctttggGGGGACCATAAGCTACCTTATCTGTGGGAGAAGATAAGCTACCTTATTATTGTCAGGAGGTTTAGACAGCAATTAGTAATTATTATGTCAAAAACATCATTTTTAACACCCTAATTTCTTTTCTACATTCTTCTTTTTCCAAAGAATTGAATCTCCAACCCCTGACTTCCCACCGGCCGATCCGCAGAGCATTTCggatatataaattatgatgaCTTAATAAATCAGTAGACTGGGCTAAATATCACTGCGCAAAAAAGATCTatccattttaaatataatccCCTACTAATACTGTCGAGTTTTGAACTTTGGTCTCTTCTTTCTTTCAAATACTGCATATATACTAAACGAGTGAGCTAAGTCCACGTTGGCGTCTTTTTTTTCATTCTACTCAATGAATTTATGCATCATTTGTTGTATTTTCCACACTATGTACGTAGGAGCGCAGCTGAGTAGATATAGCGTGGGGGTGCCCATTGGAAAAACGTGACAATTGAGTCTCAACATCCATGTATAAATAGTCTCAGAATTCATTGTATCATCACCATCTAGTCTCACCTCATATACAAGCAATATGAACTCACTAGCACTGTTCTGGATTTCCATACTAATGTTCATTTCCTCTCCGTGTGTGGTTCATCCCCAGCCTGGTATAAATCAACCAATCAAGCTCAATCTCCCACAAAATGCTTCTGGCCCTGAAGACTTTGATTGCGATCCAATAGACAAAGGATGTTATACAGGCGTTAGTGATGgcagaatttttaaattttttaataatggaACTTTTTCTGATTTTGCTACGACAACGCCTCTCAGGTAATTTTCTTATTCATCTCTACTTGTTGTGATAAAACATACAAAACTAAGGATGATAATTTCAATTCAACCCATGGAAATGATGGAATACTCTTGGGCCATGTTTTTGGGTCATAATGGCTGATGGATTTCAAAACATTAACCCATATTGGATTCATGGGGCAATTTATTCGGTCCATACAGTAAATGTGGGCCACGGTCTAaaatgacgtcattttgatctttaaaaaaaattcattatttcaTGTGTGCactaaaataatgaatattgtggagtaagataatgtattttatgagttaaaataatgtactttatatatttttggaccGTGATCCACATAAGCTATGTGGACCACGATCCACGCAATATTGACTGGTAAcgacaaattttactgtggatcatggtccacgtaGCAGCATGGGCCATAAATCAAAATGACgtagtatcattttaattacacttcagtttattttgataatattactctgttttttagtttatttttaacgcacattagtttcattatagcaacactaaattatcattttatttttattacagtttcatttgacaatatacgttgttacattatattttcttcacaaaaaaaaaataaattaaataaataacattttggTTGGTATTTTCATCAGAACTAAGGAAAAATGTGATGGGATCAGCTTTACAAATGTACAAGCCGAATGTGGAAGGCCATTAGGTCTTTACTTTGATCGTCGTGGTGAAGAGCTCTATATAGCTGACTCCTTTTATGGCCTTTTAAAGGTCGGAAAAAACGGCGGGCTTGCAACTCAGTTAGCAGCCGGCGTAGATGGCCGAAATTTCAGCTTTACAAATGCTGTGGTCGTGGATGAACAATATGGGGACGCATATTTCGTGGATTCCGGCGCCATATTCGTATTACTATTCCGAACACTGTAcattattcataacaaaattcCTACTACATACCATAATTACACTTGATTGTCGCACAAACTGTCGCCTAACATTTTCtggtaataatataaaaaacttATGGTTGGGGTTGGACCGAGACCACTAAAGGGCCAAGTCTAACAATTGTGGCCTGTGAATTCTCAAACtgtagtgtttggttggagggaattacaattccgcagaattgcaattccctccaaatgctgaattgcaattcatggggtatcccccatgaattgcaattcggtggagagaaggggcaatttgttg
It includes:
- the LOC116009462 gene encoding protein STRICTOSIDINE SYNTHASE-LIKE 12-like — translated: MNSLALFWISILMFISSPCVVHPQPGINQPIKLNLPQNASGPEDFDCDPIDKGCYTGVSDGRIFKFFNNGTFSDFATTTPLRTKEKCDGISFTNVQAECGRPLGLYFDRRGEELYIADSFYGLLKVGKNGGLATQLAAGVDGRNFSFTNAVVVDEQYGDAYFVDSGAIFVLLFRTLDLTGLLQGGDISGRLLKYEAATGQVTVLLNGLSGPAGIAMGGDSYGTFLMISEFIGRKVIKYYITGPKANTIKTVLKNLPGFPDNIKKGATKGFWVAVSIPKLLPLQLPLPQTESIAVHFDMNGTILNTRNLTNGFPNTLSVYFESGLHNKAYAGSLPSKYVGLYNAI